Proteins found in one Pieris napi chromosome 6, ilPieNapi1.2, whole genome shotgun sequence genomic segment:
- the LOC125050219 gene encoding kynureninase-like produces MEGQFKPGSDFAKFLDNNDPLGYVRKRFYIKENCIYMCGNSLGLASKDSEETALKVLDKWKNEGVKIWNVDDNKYYMYSMHLAKLMTPIVGADHDEIAIVSATTVNIHQLISTFYKPTKDRYKILIDNINFPTDRYAIESQVRLKGYTPEEAIKVVECTDKYIEEDDVIAAMTEDVAIVFLPVVYYRTAQVLDTKKITEAAKERGILIGWDLCHAVGVLEMDFKSLDIDFAVWCTYKYLNGGPGSPAALYINRKHFNHQPGLAGWYGNRSETQFMLRQNFEHRKDAGGWQIGTPPLLSMGALEGSLKIFADVGMMAIRKKSLRITGYLIYLIDEKLTKFGFSVGNLRDDSKRGGHVCLEHDEGYRISLAMKARGVIPDFRDPNVIRLAPTALYTSYEEVYNMVDIIIDIVKSETYKEFSVKRNLVV; encoded by the coding sequence ATGGAAGGTCAGTTTAAACCCGGGTCTGACTTTGCAAAATTCCTCGACAACAACGATCCTCTCGGATACGTCCGAAagagattttatataaaggaAAACTGTATTTACATGTGCGGAAACTCACTAGGGCTAGCTTCCAAAGATTCTGAAGAGACAGCTCTAAAAGTGTTGGACAAATGGAAGAACGAAGGTGTTAAAATTTGGAATGTAGATGATAACAAATACTATATGTATTCAATGCATCTAGCTAAACTAATGACACCCATCGTTGGAGCAGATCATGATGAAATCGCCATCGTGTCCGCTACCACAGTTAATATCCATCAGCTAATTAGCACGTTTTACAAACCAACCAAGGATCGGTATAAAATcctaatagataatattaattttcccACAGATAGGTACGCTATAGAGAGCCAAGTAAGATTAAAGGGTTACACACCTGAAGAGGCGATAAAAGTAGTTGAATGTACTGACAAATACATCGAAGAAGACGACGTTATAGCTGCCATGACAGAAGATGTGGCAATAGTATTTCTACCAGTTGTCTATTACAGAACAGCTCAAGTTCTAGATACGAAGAAAATAACCGAGGCCGCAAAAGAGAGAGGTATTCTAATTGGCTGGGACTTATGCCACGCAGTTGGAGTGCTAGAAATGGATTTTAAGTCTTTAGATATAGATTTCGCTGTTTGGTGCacctataaatatttgaacggCGGTCCTGGTTCTCCTGcggctttatatataaacaggAAGCATTTTAATCACCAGCCTGGGTTAGCCGGGTGGTATGGAAACCGATCGGAGACCCAATTCATGTTACGGCAAAATTTCGAACATCGGAAAGACGCAGGGGGTTGGCAGATAGGAACACCGCCTTTGTTGTCCATGGGAGCTCTGGAGGGCTCCCTCAAGATATTTGCTGATGTTGGCATGATGGCGATTAGAAAGAAATCATTGCGGATTACGGGATACTTAATTTACTTGATTGATGAGAAGTTGACCAAGTTTGGTTTTTCGGTTGGCAATCTCCGAGACGACAGTAAGCGAGGCGGGCACGTGTGCCTGGAGCACGACGAAGGTTATAGAATATCTTTGGCAATGAAAGCAAGAGGTGTGATTCCTGATTTTAGAGACCCAAACGTGATACGTCTCGCGCCGACAGCTCTGTATACTAGCTATGAGGAAGTATACAATATGGTGGATATTATAATCGATATTGTTAAAAGTGAAACTTATAAGGAATTTAGTGTAAAGCGTAATCTAGTTGTATAG